Proteins from one Poecile atricapillus isolate bPoeAtr1 chromosome 14, bPoeAtr1.hap1, whole genome shotgun sequence genomic window:
- the MYO15A gene encoding unconventional myosin-XV yields MMRFKQVGKKRKEEAKKEAESKPSFLLLRRGGQDIENGASLFRRRPERKFKPRAQVLSKAASATGWLARKVLSRRGRLVGGSRATDTAWLSRIGAKKLPFPAEDEILRHRANMKRIPGGVGLSAPGTPRQGSMVRRPSRRRSQRAAQEPPVPRYGWAEEENGALGPRRGYGKEDGGYGSRRGYARKEDGAYGPWRSHPKEEDGEYGPHRGYAEEDGGYGPWHGYSGEEEGAYGPRHNYSEEEEGYMQSPAYPAGYGFEEAVPTPYSDYPGYETEEEYDSYGGFWDDGDQPGPPYGYSELEDEGVYGGGSPLYDPYSSDPEYGEEAEGPFGYRRDPYEDFGESFARGYAGGEYPEHRIQYSEGGWAPHAQSSCNPYALGLEEIAEGEEPEEWEEEEEEEKEYPFSILSASSLRGMRETLSSKLSLNRKFRLFPRPQVKLFGRDRLDVPLPPSPHLPAARDEDDYDEYEPPPPPAAPGPAASPARWVSAARACGSPLGQFLQRSLSIPPSRPLRGAAGFQGSRTPQPSNRRSSRRLAGMESTGLGGQPPGPEPGAARRPSLRNPFANPGRSPSPPPVRPRPGSTRGEGPRRSPSLGASLRRFGPEPPSPPPAAPRSPGLGGRRLGGPAAGRSLSSRRSSPPGLPLPQAWPRLPEPPTKAVKPLQRSPFLAPSSRPGSRRLGPSWDEELPPWQGAPRGPAGVPPPPSPAPSTPKSFIQRIGQPLAGMAPPSPPPRPSAEVGGRSLSKGRSVAQSLASLLVKSIGSTKGPSSSPPTRHPSTRSPSLPRRPSRLDGSTRRSPSPPSGRRGWADAGRPILPSNPRGNRSPSPPRRAAFPPPHGRAPGSPAIPRRGPRPPGPMEPIEGDGEEGAGRYAVVTPQVQRLGSFRRASRMYKQHWSKQHVVRVREMPDAWTAEQGLPQQPTQRGRRWAGQWGADIARYLCQRPPAGGWRDRHPWADGYLGSKQPWRSKMQSLCSLPIMRYQEPQEEDGLEDMTQLEDLQEAAVLSNIRTRFERQLIYTYIGSILVSVNPYRLYNIYGKEQVQQYEGRALGENPPHLFAIANVAYSKVMDAKHNQCIVISGESGSGKTEATKLILSYLAAVSQKRSTAPQIEILEATPLLESFGNAKTVRNDNSSRFGKFVEIFLEDGLICGAITSQYLLEKSRVVFQAKTERNYHIFYEMLAGLPSQQRQRYCLQGAETYYYLNQGGNCEIPGKDDAEDFRRLLNTMEVLNFSVEEQNSIFRILSSVLHLGNVYFEKYETDCQEVATVVSATEIRTVAELLQVSPEGLQKAITFKVTETQREKIFTPLTVESAVDARDAIAKTLYSLLFSWLTDRINKLVYPRQEALSIAILDIYGFEDLSFNSFEQLCINYANEYLQFFFNRIVFQEEQEEYIREQIEWKEIPFSDNQPCIDLISQKPYGILRILDDQSCFPQATDHTFLQKCHYHHGTNPLYTKPKMPLPEFTIKHYAGKVTYQVHKFLDKNYDQVRQDVLDLFISSRTKVVANLFFGHAQVLARQRSLIRRSSTRTRRYKAPTVAARFQQSLLELVERMERCNPFFVRCIKPNNKKEPGLFEADVVRAQLRYSGILETIRIRKEGFPIRIPFLVFIDRYRCLVDMWSNVIPNGANCVEMLRSLCPVNPSMYYVGVTKLFLKEQLYQALESKRSRAHHLAALTLQRYARTFFIKRRFRSLRRKIVLLQTRARGYLARQRYRRMRRTLIKFRSLVHIYVNRRRYLKRKEDARRRAEEEKARMKQELTRREVVDVTHLEIPAELMGLLEAAAAAREVNAGCVVLVPPPALQPDPQLTLPLDINDYPMAKYVRGHFQEPAFGMLTAPLKAPLTRLDEELCHEALSLFQLILRFMGDPGLGGSQETLFGNYIVQKGLSVPGLRDELLAQAANQVWRNTNVNNEERGWLLLATCLSAFPPSAAFDKYLLKFVSDYAFAGYKPVCQRKLMHAMAHSQLGAAAARTFPPSLLEWTANRRQASMALDLHCFNGDQFSCPIHSWSTGEDLAGDVLKHSRGLAEGWRGWSVAMKAGAQWAELAGHDYVLDLVSDLELLRGFPRQKSCFLIAWDGSESHSRDSRPILPLCRVLGHGFDLDEVPPPPAVKAPTLPSMETYHPHDGELGEPRSQKGLDRYLDSLFDPVLSYGNGELEKPSILSQRLKGGGGVGGGNSGTDTNRSKPPVAAEMRQPRGTEPDPSPQCRADVSQPPRPSGRAAEGTPAHVPHPRPYSQKAAAVGQRWSGEPVQHSRLNSEHFPRPTHDIRNIIRQCQPAPRSSQPHSKLFGKKLDPHEEALQILKEQLSAARVPSAVGPKEVVAAVKPVPSARYQLRAPTGRPAATRPPVFVSRELPSEAQQVQTQLHRSCSEDFYTYHNVPWKIFIRKEVFYPKDSINNPLLLDLIFRQIFNDVLSDTCIRISQEERLRLKSLFAENKLDSFSPVATEDVKREIIAAARDGCEVYFSRLFPATGSVGTGVQILAVSHTGIKLLRVVKGTNVPGEQLRVLRAYSYPDVLFVTTPSRNMLEFNLRSEKLILFSPKAPQVKVMVDHFITELRKDSQYVVAVRNYSPEDRGQLSFHKGDIIHLQSLEHPERDYYYGCVVRKKVMYLEELKTGTQDFGWKFGAIHGRSGLFPAEYVQPVAAPDFVHLPAERKEEPRDKQGKVAASAAVAVAVASTAAAQELDRKTEVSPAGATFAEGPEGDGDEQLRDVTGACPMLAFAQRHFRAARRGTTDSRGMKMPSVLEMLTFTKIPIQESLIEFVDGGLNKLAAEAFQAVMKFMGDHPLRGQTELDAVCTILKLCAEHEVLRDEVYCQIIKQTTNNTSSKPDSCQRGWRLLYILAAYWKCSEVLRPFLLAFLQDASRHPELPFHGIAKACEQNLRKTQQFGGRSLFPSSMELKAMVAGRSAKRQLFLLPGGIERHLKIKTCSVALDVIEELCCEMGLQNPEALEEYILFVVTDRGQSVRPLTRREYVLDVAAETELRDTSYTFWCRRVVWSQPLKFDNELYVTVHYNQVLPDYLKGLFTVLPPARPGEQHFPHVAKLAALQHRAKDRHHLPTAREMQDYVPPQLFRLLKPQSWLQMVTQHVQQAQALSAHQARAQFLGLLSAYPMFGSSFFYIQSCSNNAIVSPCILAVNQNGLNFLSKETHELIAKFSLNEIQSTRTQRPTAGSSYPYVEITLGDLLAQGITQLQLEQGLELCRVVAAHMERLLGAREKRLTLPPSEITLL; encoded by the exons GCCACGGGCTGGCTGGCCAGGAAGGTGCTTTCCCGGCGCGGGCGGCTGGTGGGGGGCAGCCGAGCGACTGACACGGCCTGGCTGTCCCGTATCGGTGCCAAGAAGCTGCCGTTCCCCGCGGAAGATGAGATCCTCAGGCACCGGGCCAACATGAAGCGGATCCCTGGCGGTGTGGGGCTGTCGGCGCCCGGCACTCCGCGGCAGGGCAGCATGGTGAGGCGGCCGTCCCGCCGGCGCTCCCAGCGAGCGGCCCAGGAGCCGCCGGTGCCGCGCTACGGCTGGGCCGAGGAGGAGAACGGAGCCCTCGGCCCCCGGAGAGGCTATGGCAAGGAGGATGGAGGATACGGCTCCCGCCGTGGCTATGCCAGGAAGGAGGATGGAGCCTATGGGCCCTGGCGCAGTCACCCcaaggaggaggatggagagtACGGCCCTCACCGCGGCTACGCAGAGGAGGATGGAGGGTACGGCCCGTGGCACGGCTACAGcggggaagaggagggagccTATGGCCCCCGGCACAACTACtccgaggaggaggaaggctaCATGCAGAGCCCAGCCTACCCAGCAGGGTACGGCTTTGAGGAGGCGGTGCCGACCCCCTACTCTGACTACCCTGGCTATGAGACAGAGGAGGAGTACGACTCCTACGGGGGATTTTGGGACGACGGTGACCAGCCAGGGCCCCCCTATGGCTACTCAGAGCTCGAGGATGAGGGAGTGTATGGTGGTGGGTCTCCCCTCTATGACCCATACAGCAGCGACCCAGAGTACGGTGAGGAGGCAGAGGGGCCCTTCGGCTACAGGAGAGACCCCTAcgaggattttggggagtccTTTGCCAGGGGGTACGCTGGGGGCGAGTACCCCGAGCATCGCATCCAGTACAGCGAGGGTGGGTGGGCGCCGCATGCCCAATCCTCCTGCAACCCCTACGCCCTGGGCCTGGAGGAGATCGCTGAGGGCGAGGAGCCCGAGGAgtgggaagaagaggaggaagaagagaaggagtATCCCTTTTCCATCCTGAGCGCCTCCTCGCTCCGAGGCATGCGGGAGACGCTCTCCTCCAAGCTCTCCCTCAACAGGAAATTCAGGCTCTTCCCCCGACCCCAGGTCAAGCTTTTCGGCAGGGACCGCCTGGATGTCCCCCTCCCGCCGTCCCCGCACCTGCCCGCTGCCCGTGACGAGGACGACTACGACGAGTAcgagccgccgccgcctccggcagcccccggccccgcggcaTCCCCGGCACGCTGGGTTTCGGCAGCGCGGGCGTGCGGGAGCCCTCTGGGCCAGTTCCTCCAGCGATCCCTCTCCATTCCTCCCAGCCGCCCGCTGCGAGGTGCCGCGGGATTTCAGGGGTCCCGCACCCCCCAGCCCTCCAACAGGCGCTCCAGCCGCAGGCTGGCGGGGATGGAGAGCACCGGTTTGGGGGGGCAGCCCCCGGGCCCGGAGCCGGGGGCTGCGCGCCGGCCGTCGCTCCGTAACCCCTTCGCCAACCCCGGGCGCTCCCCGTCACCGCCGCCCGTCCGTCCGCGGCCCGGCAGCACGCGGGGCGAGGGGCCACGGCGATCCCCGTCCCTCGGTGCCAGCCTCCGGCGCTTCGGACCCGAGCCCCCCTCCCCGCCACCGGCCGCCCCCCGCTcaccggggctgggggggagaCGCTTGGGGGGGCCCGCGGCGGGGAGATCTCTGTCATCGCGCCGGAGCAGCCCCCCCGGGCTGCCGCTCCCCCAGGCCTGGCCCCGGCTTCCCGAGCCCCCCACCAAGGCGGTGAAGCCGCTGCAGAGGAGCCCCTTCCTGGCACCATCGTCCCGCCCCGGCAGCCGCCGCCTCGGCCCCTcctgggatgaggagctgcCCCCCTGGCAGGGTGCCCCGAGGGGTCCCGCCGGGGTCCCCCCTccgcccagccccgctcccagcacccccaaaagTTTCATCCAGCGCATCGGGCAGCCCCTTGCCGGGATGGCCCCCCCTTCCCCACCACCGAGGCCATCTGCTGAAGTGGGGGGCCGCAGCCTCTCCAAGGGGCGCTCCGTGGCGCAGTCCCTGGCTTCGCTTCTCGTAAAAAGCATAGGCTCCACCAAAGGCCCCTCATCCTCACCACCCACCCGCCATCCCTCCACTCGCTCGCCCTCCTTGCCCCGGCGCCCATCCCGGCTGGACGGGAGCACCCGCAGATCTCCGAGCCCACCGTCGGGGCGCCGGGGCTGGGCCGACGCCGGGCGCCCCATCCTCCCCTCCAACCCACGCGGCAACCGGAGCCCCTCACCGCCCCGTCGTGCCGCTTTCCCACCACCCCACGGGAGAGCCCCCGGCTCTCCGGCCATTCCCCGCCGCGGCCCTCGCCCGCCGGGGCCGATGGAGCCCATCGAGGGTGACGGGGAGGAGGGCGCGGGGCGCTACGCGGTGGTGACGCCGCAGGTGCAGAGGTTGGGCTCTTTCCGGCGCGCATCCCGCATGTACAAGCAGCACTGGTCCAAGCAGCACGTCGTGCGGGTGCGGGAGATGCCCGACGCCTGGACAGCCGAGCAGGGTCTCCCCCAGCAGCCCACCCAGCGCGGCCGGCGGTGGGCGGGCCAGTGGGGAGCCGACATCGCCCGATACCTGTGCCAGCGCCCGCCGGCGGGCGGCTGGCGGGACAGGCACCCCTGGGCAGACGGGTACCTGGGCAGCAAGCAGCCCTGGCGCAGCAAG ATGCAGTCACTGTGCAGCCTGCCCATCATGCGGTACCAGGAGCCACAGGAGGAGGACGGGCTGGAGGACATGACCCAGCTGGA GGACCTCCAGGAGGCTGCAGTGCTGAGCAACATCCGGACGCGGTTTGAGCGCCAGCTCATCTAT ACCTACATCGGCAGCATCCTGGTGTCGGTGAACCCGTACCGGCTCTACAACATCTATGGGAAGGAGCAGGTGCAGCAGTACGAAGGCAGAGCCCTGGGGGAAAACCCACC GCACCTCTTTGCCATCGCGAACGTCGCCTACTCCAAAGTGATGGATGCCAAACACAACCAGTGTATCGTCATCAG TGGGGAGAGCGGCTCAGGGAAGACCGAAGCCACCAAGTTGATCCTGAGCTACCTGGCAGCTGTGAGCCAGAAACGCAGCACTGCCCCACAG ATAGAG ATCCTGGAGGCGACCCCTTTGCTGGAATCCTTCGGCAACGCCAAAACCGTGAGGAATGACAATTCCAGCAGGTttgggaaatttgtggaaatctTTCTGGAGGA CGGTTTGATCTGCGGTGCCATAACCTCGCAGTACCTGCTGGAGAAGTCCCGCGTGGTCTTCCAG gctAAGACCGAGCGCAACTACCACATCTTCTATGAGATGCTGGCAGGGCTGCCGTCCCAGCAGCGGCAGCGGTACTGCCTGCAGGGCGCCGAGACCTACTACTACCTGAACCAG GGTGGGAACTGCGAGATTCCTGGCAAGGACGATGCTGAGGATTTCCGCCGGCTGCTCAACACCATGGAGGTGCTGAACTTCAGCGTGGAGGAGCAGAACAGCATCTTCCGCATCCTCTCCTCCGTCCTCCACCTGGGCAACGTCTACTTTGAGAAATACGAG ACCGACTGCCAGGAGGTCGCCACGGTGGTGAGTGCCACGGAGATCCGGACggtggctgagctgctgcaggtgtcCCCTGAGGGCCTGCAGAAAGCCATCACCTTCAAGGTGACG GAAACGCAGCGGGAGAAGATTTTTACCCCTCTGACTGTTGAAAGTGCCGTGGATGCCAG ggATGCCATTGCCAAGACCCTCTACTCCCTGCTCTTCAGCTGGCTCACAGACCGCATCAACAAGCTGGTGTACCCACGGCAGGAGGCCCTCTCCATCGCCATCCTGGACATCTACGGCTTTGAG GACCTCAGCTTCAACAGTTTTGAGCAGCTGTGCATCAACTACGCCAACGAGTATCTGCAGTTCTTCTTCAACAGGATTGTGTTCCAGGAGGAGCAG GAGGAGTATATCCGGGAGCAGATCGAGTGGAAGGAGATCCCCTTCAGCGACAACCAGCCCTGCATTGACCTCATCTCCCAAAAACCCTACGGCATCCTCCGGATCCTGGATGACCAGAGCTGCTTCCCCCAG GCCACTGACCACACGTTCCTCCAGAAGTGTCACTACCACCACGGGACAAACCCGCTGTACACCAAACCGAAAATGCCACTGCCCGAGTTCACCATCAAGCACTATGCAGGGAAGGTGACCTACCAG GTTCACAAGTTTTTGGATAAAAACTATGACCAGGTCCGTCAGGATGTGCTGGACCTGTTCATCAGCAGCAGGACCAAG GTGGTGGCCAACCTGTTCTTCGGCCACGCCCAGGTGTTGGCCCGGCAGAGGAGCCTCatcaggaggagcagcaccaggacaCGGCGGTACAAGGCTCCGACCGTGGCTGCACGGTTCCAGCAGTCACTCCTGGAGCTGGTGGAGAGGATGGAGAG GTGCAACCCCTTCTTTGTGCGCTGCATCAAACCCAACAACAAGAAG gAGCCGGGGCTGTTTGAGGCAGACGTGGTCAGGGCCCAGCTGCGGTACTCAGGGATCCTGGAGACCATCCGCATCCGCAAGGAGGGCTTCCCTATCCGCATCCCCTTCCTCGTCTTCATCGACAG GTATCGCTGCCTCGTTGATATGTGGTCCAATGTCATTCCCAATGGAGCCAACTGTGTGGAGATGCTGAGGAGCCTCTGCCCCGTTAACCCCAGCATGTACTACGTCGGTGTCACCAAG ctcttccTGAAGGAGCAGCTGTACCAGGCGCTGGAGAGCAAGCGATCCCGTGCCCATCACCTGGCCGCGCTCACGCTCCAGCGCTACGCTCGCACCTTCTTCATCAAGCGCCGCTTCCGCTCCCTCCGCCGCAAGATCGTCCTCCTGCAGACCCGGGCAAGGGGATACCTGGCCAg GCAGCGGTACCGGCGCATGCGGCGCACGCTCATCAAGTTCAGGTCGCTGGTGCACATCTACGTGAACCGCCGGAGGTACCTCAAG AGGAAGGAGGATGCTCGCCGGCGGGCCGAGGAGGAGAAGGCGAGGATGAAGCAG GAGCTGACGCGGAGGGAGGTGGTGGATGTCACCCACCTGGAGATCCCGGCCGAGCTGATGGGGCTGCTGGAGGCCGCTGCAG CCGCTCGGGAGGTGAATGCCGGCTGCGTGGTGCTGGTGCCGCCGCCGGCGCTGCAGCCCGACCCCCAGCTCACCCTCCCGCTCGACATCAATGACTACCCCATGGCCAAGTACGTGCGGGGCCACTTCCAG GAACCGGCATTTGGGATGCTGACGGCCCCACTGAAAGCCCCCCTCACCCGGCTGGATGAGGAGCTGTGCCACGAGGCTCTCAGCCTCTTCCAGCTG ATCCTGCGGTTCATGGGGGACCCGGGGCTGGGCGGCTCTCAGGAGACCCTCTTTGGCAACTACATCGTGCAGAAGGGGCTGTCGGTGCCGGGGCTGCGGGACGAGCTCCTGGCACAAGCTGCCAACCAGGTCTGGAGGAACACCAACGTCAACAACGAGGAGcggggctggctgctgctggccaccTGCCTCAGCGCCTTCCCCCCGTCCGCCGCCTTCGACAAATACCTGCTCAA GTTTGTGTCTGACTACGCCTTTGCTGGCTACAAGCCGGTGTGCCAGCGCAAGCTGATGCACGCCATGGCCCACTCCCAGCTGGGCGCCGCGGCCGCCCGCACCTTCCCCCCCTCGCTGCTGGAGTGGACGGCGAACCGGCGGCAGGCCAGCATGGCCCTCGACCTGCACTGCTTCAACG GTGACCAATTCTCCTGCCCCATCCACTCCTGGAGCACAGGCGAGGACCTGGCAGGGGATGTCCTGAAGCACAG CAG AGGGCTGGCAGAGGGCTGGCGTGGCTGGTCCGTGGCGATGAAGGCGGGTGCCCAGTGGGCTGAGCTGGCTGGACACGACTATGTCCTGGACCTTGTCTCCGACCTCGAGCTGCTGCGGGGCTTCCCCAGGCAGAAATCCTGCTTCCTCATCGCATGGGACGGGAGCGAgagccacagcagggacagccggCC CATCCTTCCTCTCTGCAGGGTGCTGGGACACGGATTTGATTTGGATGAAGTGCCTCCTCCCCCAGCTGTGAAAGCCCCCACCCTGCCCTCCATGGAGACGTATCACCCCCATG ATGGGGAATTGGGGGAGCCACGCAGCCAGAAGGGTCTGGACCGGTACCTGGACAGTCTCTTTGACCCCGTGCTCTCCTACGGCAATGGG gagctggagaagcCATCCATCCTCTCGCAGAGGCTGAAGGGAGGAGGTGGCGTGGGAGGGGGGAACAGTGGCACTGACACCAACCGGAGCAAACCTCCCGTGGCTGCGGAGATGCGTCAGCCAAGGG GCACAGAGCCAGACCCATCCCCACAGTGCCGGGCAGATGTCAGCCAGCCACCCAGACCCTCG GGCAGAGCGGCAGAGGGGACACCAGCCCATGTCCCCCACCCCCGGCCATACTCACAGAAAGCCG cagccgTGGGCCAGCGGTGGTCGGGAGAGCCAGTGCAGCATTCCCGGCTCAACTCGGAGCACTTCCCGCGGCCCACGCACGACATCCGCAACATCATCCGGCAGTGCCAGCCAGCCCCacgcagctcccagccccacag CAAGCTCTTTGGGAAGAAGCTGGACCCCCACGAGGAAGCCCTGCAGATCCTGAAggagcagctctcagcagccCGGGTGCCATCAGCTGTG ggGCCCAAGGAGGTGGTGGCTGCGGTGAAGCCGGTGCCAAGTGCCAGGTACCAGCTGCGAGCACCCACAGGGCGTCCTGCAGCCACAAGACCCCCAG TTTTTGTCTCACGGGAGCTCCCGTCCGAGGCGCAGCAGGTCCAGACCCAGCTGCACCGCAGCTGCAGTGAGGACTTCTACACCTACCACAACGTGCCCTGGAAAATATTCATCCGGAAGGAG GTTTTCTACCCCAAGGACAGCATCAATAACCCACTGCTGCTCGACCTCATCTTCCGGCAG ATCTTCAATGATGTGCTGTCTGACACCTGCATCCGGATCAGCCAGGAGGAGCGGCTCCGCCTGAAATCCCTCTTTG cgGAAAACAAACTGGACTCCTTCAGCCCTGTGGCCACCGAGGATGTCAAGAGGGAGATCATTGCTGCAGCCCGGGATGGCTGTGAGGTGTACTTCTCCCGCCTCTTCCCTGCCACG GGCAGCGTGGGGACGGGTGTGCAGATCCTGGCCGTGTCCCACACTGGCATCAAGCTGCTGCGGGTGGTCAAGGGCACCAATGTCCCCGGGGAGCAGCTGCGGGTGCTGCGGGCCTACAG CTACCCCGACGTGCTCTTCGTGACCACCCCATCCAGGAACATGCTGGAGTTCAACCTGCGCAGCGAGAAGCTCATCCTCTTctcccccaaagccccccaggtCAAGGTCATGGTTGACCACTTCATCACAGAGCTCAGGAAG GATTCCCAGTACGTGGTGGCCGTGAGGAACTACAGCCCAGAGGACAGGGGCCAGCTCAGCTTCCACAAAGGGGACATCATCCACCTGCAGTCACTGGAGCACCCTGAGAGAG ACTACTACTATGGCTGTGTGGTCCGAAAGAAGGTGATGTACCTGGAGGAGCTGAAGACAGGCACCCAGGATTTTG GGTGGAAGTTTGGGGCCATCCATGGCAGGTCAGGGCTCTTCCCTGCCGAGTACGTCCAGCCCGTCGCGGCGCCCGACTTCGTCCATTTGCCTGCGGAGAGGAAAGAGGAGCCCAGGGACAAGCAGGGCAAGGTGGCGGCTTCGGCGGCCGTGGCCGTGGCCGTGGCCTCCACTGCTGCCGCCCAGGAGCTGGACAGGAAAACCGAG GTGTCCCCAGCCGGTGCCACCTTTGCAGAGGGTCCGGAGGGAGACGGTGACGAGCAGCTCAGGGATGTCACCGGGGCCTGTCCCATGCTGGCCTTCGCCCAGCGGCATTTCCGTGCGGCACGACGTGGGACCAC GGATTCCCGTGGGATGAAGATGCCAAGCGTGCTAGAGATGCTGACGTTCACCAAG ATTCCTATTCAGGAGTCCCTCATTGAATTTGTGGATGGTGGCCTCAACAAACTGGCTGCTGAGGCTTTCCAAG CTGTGATGAAGTTCATGGGTGACCACCCCCTGCGGGGGCAGACAGAGCTGGACGCCGTCTGCACCATCCTCAAG CTGTGTGCAGAGCACGAGGTGCTGCGGGATGAGGTGTACTGCCAGATCATCAAACAGACCACCAACAACACCAGCTCCAAGCC GGACAGCtgccagaggggctggaggctGCTTTACATCCTCGCTGCCTACTGGAAGTGCTCTGAGGTGCTCCGGCCCTTCCTCCTGGCCTTCCTGCAGGATGCCAGCAGGCACCCGGAGCTGCCTTTCCACG gcatcgccaAAGCCTGCGAGCAGAACCTGAGGAAAACCCAGCAGTTCGGCGGCCGCAGCCTCTTCCCCAGCAGCATGGAGCTCAAGGCCATGGTG GCCGGACGCAGCGCCAAGCgccagctcttcctcctgcccggTGGCATCGAGAGGCACCTCAAGATCAAGACGTGCTCG gtggctcTGGATGTCATcgaggagctgtgctgtgagATGGGGCTGCAGAATCCAGAGGCTTTGGAGGAATACATCCTCTTTGTGGTGACCGACAGAG GGCAGAGTGTGCGGCCACTGACCCGCCGGGAATACGTCCTGGACGTGGCTGCCGAGACGGAGCTCCGGGACACCAGCTACACCTTCTGGTGTCGCCGCGTGGTCTGGAGCCAGCCCCTCAAGTTCGACAACGAGCTCTACGTCACTGTCCACTACAACCAG GTGCTCCCTGACTACCTCAAGGGGCTGTTCACCGTCCTGCCGCCGGCGAGGCCGGGAGAGCAGCACTTCCCGCACGTGGCCAAGCTGGCCGCCCTCCAGCACCGAGCCAAGGACCGCCACCACCTCCCCACCGC GCGGGAGATGCAGGACTACGTCCCTCCGCAGCTCTTCCGCCTGCTGAAGCCGCAGTCCTGGCTGCAGATGGTGACCCAGCACGTGCAGCAAGCCCAGGCACTCAGCGCCCACCAGGCCAGGGCACAGTTCCTGG ggctgctgagcGCCTACCCCATGTTCGGCTCGTCCTTCTTCTACATCCAGAGCTGCAGTAACAACGCCATCGTTTCGCCCTGTATCCTGGCCGTCAACCAGAACGGCCTCAACTTCCTCAGCAAGGAGACCCAC GAACTCATCGCCAAGTTCTCTCTGAATGAGATCCAGTCCACGCGGACACAGCGGCCGACAGCTGGATCCAGCTATCCCTACGTGGAGATCACCCTGGGAGACCTCCTGGCCCAGGGCAtcacccagctgcagctggagcag GGCCTGGAGCTGTGCCGCGTGGTGGCCGCGCACATGGAGAGGCTGCTGGGTGCCCGGGAGAAGAGGCTGACGCTGCCGCCCAGCGAGATCACCCTGCTCTGA